A region from the Methylocella sp. genome encodes:
- a CDS encoding DUF2059 domain-containing protein translates to MRTSFERYARRVAFGCALVASLTAGASAIAQQPSAEPTTAGAAMPEPASPSHLAAARVLVVASGMSRSFSVVIPQFMDQIGSSLAQTRPELIRDLNDVLAQLKPEFDKFADEMDDIAAQIFAKQLSEADLKAAVAFFDSPAGRQYVATQPAVLTDIVTAMQGWQGKVSTDMMTRVREEMKKRGHDI, encoded by the coding sequence TTGCGCACGAGTTTTGAAAGATATGCACGACGCGTCGCCTTTGGTTGTGCGCTGGTCGCTTCCTTGACGGCGGGCGCCAGCGCCATCGCGCAACAACCCTCTGCGGAGCCTACGACGGCTGGAGCGGCGATGCCGGAGCCGGCCAGTCCCTCGCATTTAGCCGCGGCTCGCGTCCTGGTGGTCGCCTCGGGGATGTCGCGTTCCTTCAGCGTGGTCATTCCGCAATTCATGGATCAGATCGGCTCCTCGCTGGCGCAGACGCGGCCGGAGCTTATCCGCGATCTCAATGACGTGCTGGCCCAGCTCAAACCCGAGTTCGACAAATTTGCCGACGAAATGGATGACATCGCCGCGCAGATTTTCGCCAAACAGCTGAGCGAGGCGGATTTGAAAGCGGCTGTCGCCTTCTTCGACAGCCCCGCCGGGCGCCAATATGTGGCGACGCAACCGGCGGTGTTGACTGATATCGTGACGGCGATGCAAGGCTGGCAAGGCAAGGTCTCGACTGACATGATGACCCGCGTGCGCGAAGAGATGAAAAAAAGAGGCCATGACATTTAA
- the gor gene encoding glutathione-disulfide reductase — translation MADFDVDLFVIGGGSGGVRAARIAAGYGAKVALAEEFRLGGTCVIRGCVPKKLMVYASRFKDDFEDAAGFGWSFAKPSFDWNKLVAAKETEISRLSEIYRANLEKAGVSIIDSRAELEDAHTVRLLADGRRISARTILIATGGTPVLEPAIPGLEYAITSNEVFDLPALPRGMLIIGGGYIAVEFASIFARLGTKVTLGTRGENVLRGFDEDMRNGVQEALKHAGVDLHFNEMLTHIEKTADGFRGHSSKGLQVDVDQVMVATGRRPNTVGLGLENAGVHLDAEGAVKVDAFSQSNVPSIYAVGDVTNRIALTPVAIREGHAFADTVFGGKPTTVVHVNVPTAVFTTPEVGTVGLNESEARAIYDCVDVYSASFRPLKASLSGRAERICMKIVVDGATDVVLGVHILGDDAGEMAQLLAIAIKLHAKKADFDATIAVHPTSAEELVTMRVRTARYERATAGPEAPEASLQGA, via the coding sequence ATGGCTGACTTCGATGTTGATCTGTTTGTCATTGGCGGCGGTTCGGGCGGCGTGCGCGCCGCGCGCATCGCCGCCGGCTATGGCGCAAAAGTAGCCCTCGCCGAGGAATTCCGGCTCGGCGGCACCTGCGTCATACGCGGCTGCGTGCCCAAGAAATTGATGGTCTACGCGAGCCGCTTCAAAGATGATTTTGAAGACGCCGCCGGCTTCGGATGGAGCTTCGCCAAACCTTCATTCGACTGGAACAAACTCGTCGCCGCAAAAGAAACGGAAATCTCGCGGCTGTCGGAAATATATCGGGCCAATCTCGAGAAGGCCGGCGTCTCGATCATCGACAGCCGCGCCGAGCTCGAGGACGCTCATACGGTGCGCCTCCTCGCCGACGGCCGCCGGATTAGCGCCCGCACGATTCTAATCGCAACCGGCGGGACGCCGGTCCTCGAGCCCGCCATTCCCGGTCTCGAATATGCAATCACCTCGAATGAGGTGTTCGATCTCCCGGCCTTGCCGAGGGGGATGTTGATCATCGGCGGCGGCTATATTGCCGTTGAGTTCGCCTCCATCTTCGCCCGGCTTGGGACCAAGGTCACCCTTGGGACGCGCGGCGAAAATGTGCTGCGCGGCTTTGATGAAGACATGCGAAACGGCGTTCAGGAGGCGCTGAAACACGCTGGCGTCGACCTGCATTTCAACGAGATGCTGACGCATATCGAAAAGACCGCCGATGGTTTCAGAGGGCATTCGAGCAAGGGCCTGCAAGTTGATGTCGATCAGGTAATGGTCGCTACCGGACGGCGACCGAATACCGTGGGCCTTGGGCTTGAAAACGCAGGGGTTCATCTTGACGCCGAGGGCGCGGTCAAGGTCGACGCATTCTCGCAATCCAATGTCCCTTCGATCTATGCCGTCGGCGACGTCACCAATCGGATCGCGCTGACACCGGTCGCCATTCGCGAGGGTCATGCATTCGCCGACACCGTGTTCGGGGGAAAGCCGACCACGGTCGTGCACGTCAACGTTCCGACGGCGGTTTTTACGACGCCCGAGGTCGGCACGGTCGGTTTGAACGAGAGCGAAGCGCGCGCCATCTATGATTGCGTCGATGTTTATTCGGCAAGCTTCCGGCCCCTGAAGGCGTCTCTCTCGGGACGGGCGGAGCGGATCTGCATGAAAATTGTCGTCGACGGCGCCACGGATGTCGTTTTGGGCGTCCATATTCTAGGCGACGACGCCGGTGAAATGGCTCAGCTTCTGGCTATTGCGATCAAGCTCCACGCGAAAAAGGCGGATTTCGACGCGACGATCGCGGTGCATCCGACTTCCGCCGAAGAACTGGTGACGATGCGCGTGCGGACCGCCCGCTACGAGCGGGCGACCGCCGGTCCGGAGGCGCCAGAGGCAAGCCTCCAGGGCGCATAA